The following DNA comes from Streptomyces sp. Ag109_O5-10.
CCGGCTCCACGGCCGACCACTCCGCCAACCCCACCTCCATGCAGGACGTGTTCGTCCGCATCGGCGGCGCCGGACCCGGCCTCGCCACCAACTCCGTGGTCGTCAACAGCAACAACGTGATCATCGACCACACCTGGCTGTGGCGCGCCGACCACGGCAGCGGCGTCGGCTGGACCACCAACCGCGCCGACTACGGCCTCAGAGTCAACGGCAACGACGTCCTGGCCACCGGCCTGTTCGTCGAGCACTTCAACAAGTACGACGTCTACTGGAACGGCGAACGCGGCCGCACGATCTTCTTCCAGAACGAGAAGGCGTACGACGCCCCGAACGCCGCCGCCATCACCCACGACGGCGTCGTCGGCTACGCGGCCTACAGGGTCGCCGACACCGTGACCACCCACGAGGCGTGGGGCCTGGGCAGCTACTGCAACTACACGGCCGATCCGTCGATCGTCCAGTCCAACGGCTTCCAGGTGCCGACCGGCTCGGGGATCAAGATGCACGACCTGCTGGTGATCTCCCTCGGCGGCATGGGGCAGTACGCCCACGTCGTCAACACCACCGGATCGCCGACCTCGGGGACCAGCACGACCCCCTCCAAGGTGGTCCAGTTCCCGTAGCTAGGCCGTCCGCCGCCGTGCCGTCCGAAGCAGCAGCCGTCGCGCGGGCCGCTCCACGCCCTCGTAGAGGAGCCAGGACAGGCCCAGCGCGACGGTGAACGCGGCGACGGCGACGGCGGCGCCGGTGAACAGGTGGAAGCGCGGGCGGGTACCGAGCAGGTGGGTGCCCGCCCGCAGCACCAGGAGATGGACCATGTAGAACGCGAACGACAGTTCGCCGAGGCGGACCAGCCGGCGGCGCCGCCAGAGCGAGGGCAGCCCGTGCAGGTCCGCGACGGCCGCCGCCGGGATGAGCAGCGCGAAGCCCGTGATGGTGCACGCGATGGCCGCGTACTCGGCGGTGACCTGCGGGACCAGGAAGTAGCCGATGATCGCGAGCGCCAGCGAGGCCTCCAGGCCCGGGCCGCGCCACCGGCCGAGCAGCACGAGCCGGGCGGTGGCCGCGCCCAGCACGAACTCGGGCAGCCGGGCCGCCGGGAAGGAACTGATCGGCTGCGCCCACCAGTGGTGCGCGTCCGTCCAGGCCAGCGCCAGTACGGTCAGCACGGCCAGCGCCGCCAGCGCCGCGGCGCCCCGCCCGTCCAGGCGGCGCAGCACCAGCGCCAGCAGCGGGAACGCGACGTAGAAGAAGGCCTCGCAGGCCAGCGACCAGCTGACCGGGTCCAGCGTCTGCCACCACGGCCGCCACCAGGAGTGCACCAGGAACACGTCCGCCAGGCCCTGCGGCAGGGTCGGCCTCGGCTGGCGGGGCAGCGTGCACACCATGACCAGCGCGAGGGCGACGGTGACCAGGTGCACCGGGTAGATCCGGGCGACCCGCCGCCACCAGAAGCGTGCCGCCCGGTCACCCGGCCGCGCGGACCACATCAGGACGAACCCGGACAGGATGAAGAAGAACGACACCCCCGAGGCGCCGGCCTCGAACCCCCAGGACACGATGCGACCGCCCGTGCCGCCGAAATAACGGAAGTTGTGCACGTGCAGCCCGAAGACAAGCAGCGCGGCCATCCATCTCAGCCCGGTCAGGGAGGGCAGCGAGGGAGCGGGCGCGGACGGCAGGGAGCGGGTGGACGGCGCGGCGGCCGGAGCGGTCGGAGGGGCCTGGGTCGCCGTCGTCATCGAGTCACCTGCCGGAGGGTTCGCGCGTGGAGCATGAAACGGAGCGTTGCCCGTTCCACGCCTTTCATTCCGGCCTCGTACGAAACATCACACCAACGCCGAGGCGCATCCTCGGCCATCCGGGCCGTCCCTCCCACCACACCCCGCACCCGCCGGAGTGGCGCCTTGACCCGCGCCTTTGGGGAGCGGCGCCACGCCGGAAGCCGGGCTCACGGACGGATGACACCGGCCGCCGCCGCGTTGACGGCTCGGCTCGGCAGTGCCCCGAGGGCAGCGCCCCATAAGGGGCGCGGGGAACTGTGCGACCAGCTGCC
Coding sequences within:
- a CDS encoding acyltransferase, producing MTTATQAPPTAPAAAPSTRSLPSAPAPSLPSLTGLRWMAALLVFGLHVHNFRYFGGTGGRIVSWGFEAGASGVSFFFILSGFVLMWSARPGDRAARFWWRRVARIYPVHLVTVALALVMVCTLPRQPRPTLPQGLADVFLVHSWWRPWWQTLDPVSWSLACEAFFYVAFPLLALVLRRLDGRGAAALAALAVLTVLALAWTDAHHWWAQPISSFPAARLPEFVLGAATARLVLLGRWRGPGLEASLALAIIGYFLVPQVTAEYAAIACTITGFALLIPAAAVADLHGLPSLWRRRRLVRLGELSFAFYMVHLLVLRAGTHLLGTRPRFHLFTGAAVAVAAFTVALGLSWLLYEGVERPARRLLLRTARRRTA